One window of the Rosa rugosa chromosome 3, drRosRugo1.1, whole genome shotgun sequence genome contains the following:
- the LOC133736435 gene encoding ubiquitin domain-containing protein DSK2a-like, which translates to MGVEGDSSEPKVGGGEGGELINIRCSNGSKFSVRATLDIDVGAFKAVLAQNCDIPADQQRLIYKGRILKDDQTLTSYGLQADHTVHMVRAFAPGASTTPAAPAANATSASPNTAAAAGVTRGVGSEGVENPDLGASLLFGQGLGGLGSGGAPGNLFGSGLPEFDQVQQQLTQNPNMMRDIMNTPAIQSLMNNPELMRGLIMNNPQMRDIIDRNPELAHILNDPGILRQTLEAARNPELMREMMRNTDRAMSNIESSPEGFNMLRRMYENVQEPFLNATTMTGNAGNDAAANPFAALLGNQGGAQARDGTNNPSTTGSETTAGSAIPNANPLPNPWSNTTGGNQTNAPRSTPAGDGRAPSIGGLGGLGGLGGLGGLGGLGGLPGMEQMMGGMPDANAMNQLMQNPAISQMMQSMLSNPQYMNQILNLNPQLRAMVDLNPQLREMMQNPELLRQLTNPETMQQMLALQQSLVSQTNRQQSTQDPTQTGGATGTPNNGAGLEMLMNMFGGLGAGSLAAPVSNVPPEERYATQLSQLQEMGFFDTQENIRALQATSGNVHAAVERLLGNPPGA; encoded by the exons ATGGGGGTTGAGGGCGATTCAAGCGAGCCTAAAGTAGGTGGTGGCGAAGGCGGAGAGCTGATTAATATTCGGTGCTCTAATGGGTCCAAGTTTTCGGTCAGGGCGACTTTGGATATCGATGTTGGGGCATTCAAGGCGGTTTTGGCTCAGAATTGTGATATTCCAGCTGATCAGCAAAGGTTGATTTACAAAGGTCGGATTTTGAAGGACGACCAGACCCTCACAAGTTATG GTTTGCAGGCAGATCATACTGTCCACATGGTTCGTGCCTTTGCTCCTGGTGCCTCAACAACACCGGCTGCTCCCGCCGCTAATGCTACTTCTGCAAGTCCCAACACTGCAGCTGCAGCTGGTGTTACTCGTGGTGTTGGTTCCGAGGGGGTTGAGAATCCCGACCTTGGGGCATCTTTGCTATTTGGGCAGGGTTTGGGTGGTCTTGGTAGTGGTGGAGCACCTGGTAATTTATTTGGGAGTGGGCTTCCGGAATTTGATCAAGTGCAGCAGCAACTAACTCAGAACCCGAACATGATGAGGGATATAATGAATACGCCTGCCATTCAGAGTCTTATGAATAACCCTGAGTTGATGCGAGGCTTGATCATGAACAATCCACAAATGCGGGACATCATTGACCGGAACCCAGAGCTTGCACATATACTTAATGATCCTGGTATTCTTAGACAGACACTAGAAGCTGCAAGGAACCCTGAACTCATGCGTGAGATGATGCGAAACACTGACAGGGCAATGAGTAATATTGAATCTTCGCCTGAGGGATTCAACATGCTGAGACGGATGTATGAAAATGTTCAGGAGCCATTTTTGAACGCTACCACTATGACCGGGAATGCTGGGAATGATGCGGCTGCAAACCCCTTTGCTGCTCTTTTAGGGAATCAGGGAGGGGCACAGGCCAGGGATGGGACTAACAACCCTTCAACCACCGGTTCAGAAACTACTGCAGGTTCTGCTATTCCTAATGCAAACCCTCTTCCCAACCCTTGGAGCAATACTACTG GAGGAAATCAAACAAACGCACCCAGGTCAACTCCTGCTGGGGATGGGAGGGCACCAAGTATTGGCGGTCTTGGAGGTCTGGGAGGTCTGGGAGGTCTAGGAGGTCTGGGAGGTCTTGGTGGTCTTCCGGGAATGGAACAAATGATGGGTGGCATGCCAGACGCTAATGCAATGAATCAGCTCATGCAGAATCCAGCAATATCACAGATGATGCAAAGCATGCTCTCTAATCCCCAATATATGAATCAG ATCCTGAACCTCAATCCACAACTACGCGCCATGGTTGATTTAAACCCTCAACTTAGAGAAATGATGCAAAATCCAGAGCTTCTACGTCAGTTGACAAACCCTGAGACAATGCAG CAAATGCTTGCATTGCAGCAGTCACTAGTTTCTCAGACCAATCGACAGCAATCAACTCA GGATCCAACTCAGACTGGTGGTGCTACAG GAACCCCCAATAATGGTGCTGGACTGGAGATGCTGATGAACATGTTTGGTGGTCTTGGAGCTGGCAGCTTGGCTGCACCAGTCAGCAATG TACCACCGGAGGAACGTTATGCAACTCAGCTGTCACAACTTCAAGAAATGGGTTTCTTCGATACTCAAGAGAATATCAGGGCATTGCAAGCCACTTCCGGGAATGTCCATGCTGCAGTAGAGCGACTTTTAGGGAACCCACCAGGAGCATAA